The region GCGCGGCCATGACGGACCTGACCTACGAGCGTGTCCTGGTGCTCACCGGCATCAGCCTGTGAGCCGCCGCCGACGGCTCCCGCTCACTGCCGGGCGGGAGCCGTCGGCGTACGGGGACCGCGGCCGCGGCCGCGGTCCGTCCGTGCGGGGGGCGGCGCCGGGGCCTACGCCCCGGACGCGTGCTCGTACAGCCTGCGGGCCTCGTCGCCGAACCGCGGCCCGTACTGGGTCCGCCGGTCGTCGGCGTACTTGAAGCTCACCACCGAGGACACCGTCCCCACCCCCGTGGCGGGGTCGAACCCGGTCAGCCACGGCCCGCCGCTGGAGCCCTGGGTCATCCCGCAGCGCATCCCGTTGGCGGTGGTCCCGCCGGTGTCGGCGCGGGTGCGGCCCGAGCAGTAGTGCAGCTCCCGGCCGTTGTACGGGGAGGCCGCCGGGTACCCGAACGAGTACACCTGCACCCCGTTGCGCACCCGCGTGTCCGTCCAGGTGTCGAACGCGATCCGCTGGGAGCCGACCCGGTCCTGCACGGTCCTGCCGTCGGCGGTGTTCACCACCGCGACCGCGAGGTCGTAGCTGTCGTCGGCCCGCTTGGACCACTCCGGCGACACCAGCAGGTCGCGGGCAGTGTAGCGGCCGTAGGGCGAGGACCCGTCGTCGAAGCCGGGCACGAACGTCCAGTTGCGCGCCCAGGAGCCGGTCCCGTCCTTGGCGCAGTGCCCGGCGGTGACGACGGTGCTCCCGTTGGGGGCGTCCACCACCGAGGCCGAACAGGTGAAGTCGCGCCCGTCCATGGTCAGGAACACCTTGCCGGTGGTGCGCACGACCCGGCCCCCGGCCGTCCACCTCTCCCCGGTGCTGTCGTCGCGCGGGGCCGCCTGGTGCTCGGCCTCGGGGCGGGGGACCACCCCCTGCGCGCCGGACAGGGTCCGGTCGAGCAGTTCGGTGATGGGGCGGGCGGCGGCCATGCGCTCGGGGGTCCAGTAGGACAGCACGGCCCGCTGCTGGTCCTCGGTGACCGCCGCGCTCAGCCG is a window of Nocardiopsis changdeensis DNA encoding:
- a CDS encoding trypsin-like serine peptidase, which encodes MTSSTAHKLLAALAAAALSVGGLAYADRMPDPAQAGTVPERLQEAHTALSEADGVVRLSAAVTEDQQRAVLSYWTPERMAAARPITELLDRTLSGAQGVVPRPEAEHQAAPRDDSTGERWTAGGRVVRTTGKVFLTMDGRDFTCSASVVDAPNGSTVVTAGHCAKDGTGSWARNWTFVPGFDDGSSPYGRYTARDLLVSPEWSKRADDSYDLAVAVVNTADGRTVQDRVGSQRIAFDTWTDTRVRNGVQVYSFGYPAASPYNGRELHYCSGRTRADTGGTTANGMRCGMTQGSSGGPWLTGFDPATGVGTVSSVVSFKYADDRRTQYGPRFGDEARRLYEHASGA